The following proteins come from a genomic window of Gossypium raimondii isolate GPD5lz chromosome 5, ASM2569854v1, whole genome shotgun sequence:
- the LOC105767977 gene encoding uncharacterized protein LOC105767977 isoform X2 gives MHFANCFLREKAQVEQLLRYIVVEPPEDAENRRTFKFPFIACELFTCEVDIILKTLVEDEELMNLLFSFLDTNHSHSTPLAGYFSKVVICLLLRKTLPFLQYVKGHQEIVKHLVDLIGVTSVMEVLIRLIGADEHMYTNYKESMQWIEDTDILEMIVDKFSSSDSAEVHANAAETLCAITRFAPPGLAAKITSPNFTGRLFRHALEDSRPKSVLVNSLTVCISLLDPKRLTFGIYQTYRQVSQGPMIAANPETVEGMLESLGDLLKLLDVSSSELTLLTTYGKLQPPLGKHRLKIVEFISVLLMVGSEAAEKELIRLGAVQRILNLFFEYPYNNFLHHHVENIILSCLESKNVPLVEHLLRECNLLGKILEAEKNCTLTSDPNMPTISAEGRPPPKIGNLGHLTRISNKLVQLGNSNAEIQAHLQENSEWVDWHTNVLLKRNATENIYQWACGRPTALHDRTRDSDDDDYHDRDYDVAALANNLSQAFRYGIYSNDDMDQVHGSLERDDEDVYFDDESAEVVISSLRLGDDQESGSLFTNSNWFAFEDDRVSNECSSGALASASPNTERAAVVNGEGEDDEVVGGEDDDDLDDTATSSEVSEGNKIDHSSDESKDSKEAGPSANDKPPAWVEWRETPGSNEASGSGESAAVPNGEVQVKLEEKGRDDNPPSSSSSVNTSEIVLGTNESLSSTPPESSASPLVTKDDDTTSGTESAPEITEDVGDPTKETKN, from the exons ATGCACTTTGCAAATTGTTT CTTGCGGGAGAAGGCTCAAGTTGAACAACTTCTTCGATATATTGTGGTAGAACCTCCAGAGGATGCGGAGAATAGGAGAACATTTAA GTTTCCTTTTATTGCGTGTGAGCTTTTTACATGTGAGGTTGATATTATACTAAAAACATTGGTAGAAGATGAGGAA TTAatgaatttgttattttcctttttggaTACCAATCACTCCCATAGCACACCATTGGCTGGGTACTTCAGCAAG GTTGTCATATGTTTGCTGTTGCGGAAGACATTGCCATTCCTGCAGTATGTTAAG GGCCATCAGGAAATTGTGAAGCATCTGGTTGATCTGATTGGCGTAACTTCCGTAATGGAG GTTTTAATACGTTTGATTGGTGCTGATGAGCATATGTACACAAACTACAAGGAGTCAATGCAATGGATAGAGGATACAGATATATTGGAGATGATTGTGGATAAATTCAGCTCTTCA GATTCTGCTGAGGTGCATGCCAATGCAGCTGAAACCTTATGTGCAATAACAAGATTTGCTCCTCCTGGTCTTGCTGCcaaaattacaagcccaaa TTTCACTGGAAGATTATTTCGTCATGCTTTGGAAGACTCTAGACCAAAATCTGTTCTGGTCAATTCCTTGACCGTCTGCATATCTTTGTTAGATCCCAAGAGGCTAACATTCGGCATATATCAAACATACCGCCAAGTTTCTCAAGGACCAATGATAGCTGCTAACCCTGAGACAGTTGAAGGAATGCTGGAGAGTTTAG GTGATTTGCTGAAGCTTTTAGATGTTTCCTCTTCAGAATTAACCTTGTTAACCACATATGGAAAATTACAGCCACCTCTTGGAAAACATCGGTTGAag ATTGTAGAGTTTATTTCTGTCTTACTGATGGTTGGTAGTGAAGCTGCTGAAAAGGAATTAATTCGTCTGGGTGCTGTGCAGAGGATTTTGAACTTGTTCTTTGA GTACCCGTACAACAATTTTTTGCATCACCATGTGGAGAACATAATACTGTCATGTTTAGAGAGCAAAAATGTTCCGCTTGTTGAGCATCTTCTTCGTGAATGTAACCTTTTGGGGAAAATTCTTGAAGCTGAAAAGAATTGCACATTAACTTCTGATCCGAATATG CCAACAATTAGTGCTGAAGGTAGACCGCCTCCAAAGATAGGAAATCTTGGACACTTGACACGCATATCTAACAAACTTGTTCAGCTTGGAAATAGCAATGCTGAAATTCAGGCACATCTGCAG GAAAACAGTGAATGGGTTGATTGGCACACTAATGTCTTATTAAAGCGTAATGCTACAGAAAATATCTATCAGTGGGCTTGTGG GAGGCCAACAGCTCTACACGACCGAACCAGAGacagtgatgatgatgattacCATGATAGGGATTATGATGTTGCAGCCTTGGCAAATAACTTAAGCCAGGCATTTCGATATGGCATTTACAGTAATGATGATATGGATCAG GTACATGGCTCACTCGAAAGAGATGATGAG GATGTTTACTTTGATGATGAATCTGCTGAGGTTGTAATATCTTCCCTGCGCCTAGGAGACGACCAAGAAAG TGGTTCTCTTTTTACGAATTCCAACTGGTTTGCATTTGAAGATGATAGAGTTTCCAATGAGTGCTCGTCTGGGGCTTTGGCTTCTGCATCGCCCAACACTGAGAGAGCTGCTGTTGTCAATGGTGAAGGCGAAGATGACGAGGTTGTTGGTGGTGAAGATGATGACGACTTAGATGATACTGCTACATCTTCTGAGGTTTCtgaaggaaataaaatagatcACTCCAGTGACGAGTCTAAAGACTCTAAAGAAGCTGGACCCAGTGCAAATGACAAACCGCCTGCATGGGTTGAATGGAGAGAGACCCCGGGCTCCAATGAAGCATCTGGTTCTGGTGAATCTGCTGCTGTCCCAAATGGTGAAGTGCAAGTGAAGCTGGAGGAAAAAGGCAGGGATGATAACCCACCCTCTTCATCATCTTCTGTTAATACAAGTGAAATTGTTTTGGGGACAAACGAAAGCCTCAGCTCAACCCCCCCTGAGTCATCTGCAAGTCCACTTGTTACTAAGGATGATGATACAACTTCAGGAACAGAGTCTGCCCCTGAGATTACCGAAGATGTTGGAGATCCAACCAAGGAAACAAAGAACTAA
- the LOC105767977 gene encoding uncharacterized protein LOC105767977 isoform X1 has product MFWRMAALSTASPVETILDKENFTLEELLDEDEIIQECKALNGRLINFLREKAQVEQLLRYIVVEPPEDAENRRTFKFPFIACELFTCEVDIILKTLVEDEELMNLLFSFLDTNHSHSTPLAGYFSKVVICLLLRKTLPFLQYVKGHQEIVKHLVDLIGVTSVMEVLIRLIGADEHMYTNYKESMQWIEDTDILEMIVDKFSSSDSAEVHANAAETLCAITRFAPPGLAAKITSPNFTGRLFRHALEDSRPKSVLVNSLTVCISLLDPKRLTFGIYQTYRQVSQGPMIAANPETVEGMLESLGDLLKLLDVSSSELTLLTTYGKLQPPLGKHRLKIVEFISVLLMVGSEAAEKELIRLGAVQRILNLFFEYPYNNFLHHHVENIILSCLESKNVPLVEHLLRECNLLGKILEAEKNCTLTSDPNMPTISAEGRPPPKIGNLGHLTRISNKLVQLGNSNAEIQAHLQENSEWVDWHTNVLLKRNATENIYQWACGRPTALHDRTRDSDDDDYHDRDYDVAALANNLSQAFRYGIYSNDDMDQVHGSLERDDEDVYFDDESAEVVISSLRLGDDQESGSLFTNSNWFAFEDDRVSNECSSGALASASPNTERAAVVNGEGEDDEVVGGEDDDDLDDTATSSEVSEGNKIDHSSDESKDSKEAGPSANDKPPAWVEWRETPGSNEASGSGESAAVPNGEVQVKLEEKGRDDNPPSSSSSVNTSEIVLGTNESLSSTPPESSASPLVTKDDDTTSGTESAPEITEDVGDPTKETKN; this is encoded by the exons ATGTTTTGGCGTATGGCCGCATTGTCCACTGCGTCTCCT GTTGAGACAATTTTAGATAAGGAAAATTTTACCCTGGAGGAGCTTCTTGATGAGGATGAAATTATTCAGGAATGCAAAGCCCTTAACGGGCGACTTATAAACTT CTTGCGGGAGAAGGCTCAAGTTGAACAACTTCTTCGATATATTGTGGTAGAACCTCCAGAGGATGCGGAGAATAGGAGAACATTTAA GTTTCCTTTTATTGCGTGTGAGCTTTTTACATGTGAGGTTGATATTATACTAAAAACATTGGTAGAAGATGAGGAA TTAatgaatttgttattttcctttttggaTACCAATCACTCCCATAGCACACCATTGGCTGGGTACTTCAGCAAG GTTGTCATATGTTTGCTGTTGCGGAAGACATTGCCATTCCTGCAGTATGTTAAG GGCCATCAGGAAATTGTGAAGCATCTGGTTGATCTGATTGGCGTAACTTCCGTAATGGAG GTTTTAATACGTTTGATTGGTGCTGATGAGCATATGTACACAAACTACAAGGAGTCAATGCAATGGATAGAGGATACAGATATATTGGAGATGATTGTGGATAAATTCAGCTCTTCA GATTCTGCTGAGGTGCATGCCAATGCAGCTGAAACCTTATGTGCAATAACAAGATTTGCTCCTCCTGGTCTTGCTGCcaaaattacaagcccaaa TTTCACTGGAAGATTATTTCGTCATGCTTTGGAAGACTCTAGACCAAAATCTGTTCTGGTCAATTCCTTGACCGTCTGCATATCTTTGTTAGATCCCAAGAGGCTAACATTCGGCATATATCAAACATACCGCCAAGTTTCTCAAGGACCAATGATAGCTGCTAACCCTGAGACAGTTGAAGGAATGCTGGAGAGTTTAG GTGATTTGCTGAAGCTTTTAGATGTTTCCTCTTCAGAATTAACCTTGTTAACCACATATGGAAAATTACAGCCACCTCTTGGAAAACATCGGTTGAag ATTGTAGAGTTTATTTCTGTCTTACTGATGGTTGGTAGTGAAGCTGCTGAAAAGGAATTAATTCGTCTGGGTGCTGTGCAGAGGATTTTGAACTTGTTCTTTGA GTACCCGTACAACAATTTTTTGCATCACCATGTGGAGAACATAATACTGTCATGTTTAGAGAGCAAAAATGTTCCGCTTGTTGAGCATCTTCTTCGTGAATGTAACCTTTTGGGGAAAATTCTTGAAGCTGAAAAGAATTGCACATTAACTTCTGATCCGAATATG CCAACAATTAGTGCTGAAGGTAGACCGCCTCCAAAGATAGGAAATCTTGGACACTTGACACGCATATCTAACAAACTTGTTCAGCTTGGAAATAGCAATGCTGAAATTCAGGCACATCTGCAG GAAAACAGTGAATGGGTTGATTGGCACACTAATGTCTTATTAAAGCGTAATGCTACAGAAAATATCTATCAGTGGGCTTGTGG GAGGCCAACAGCTCTACACGACCGAACCAGAGacagtgatgatgatgattacCATGATAGGGATTATGATGTTGCAGCCTTGGCAAATAACTTAAGCCAGGCATTTCGATATGGCATTTACAGTAATGATGATATGGATCAG GTACATGGCTCACTCGAAAGAGATGATGAG GATGTTTACTTTGATGATGAATCTGCTGAGGTTGTAATATCTTCCCTGCGCCTAGGAGACGACCAAGAAAG TGGTTCTCTTTTTACGAATTCCAACTGGTTTGCATTTGAAGATGATAGAGTTTCCAATGAGTGCTCGTCTGGGGCTTTGGCTTCTGCATCGCCCAACACTGAGAGAGCTGCTGTTGTCAATGGTGAAGGCGAAGATGACGAGGTTGTTGGTGGTGAAGATGATGACGACTTAGATGATACTGCTACATCTTCTGAGGTTTCtgaaggaaataaaatagatcACTCCAGTGACGAGTCTAAAGACTCTAAAGAAGCTGGACCCAGTGCAAATGACAAACCGCCTGCATGGGTTGAATGGAGAGAGACCCCGGGCTCCAATGAAGCATCTGGTTCTGGTGAATCTGCTGCTGTCCCAAATGGTGAAGTGCAAGTGAAGCTGGAGGAAAAAGGCAGGGATGATAACCCACCCTCTTCATCATCTTCTGTTAATACAAGTGAAATTGTTTTGGGGACAAACGAAAGCCTCAGCTCAACCCCCCCTGAGTCATCTGCAAGTCCACTTGTTACTAAGGATGATGATACAACTTCAGGAACAGAGTCTGCCCCTGAGATTACCGAAGATGTTGGAGATCCAACCAAGGAAACAAAGAACTAA